The sequence TGGCTTTGACTTGGTCTTTAATTGCAGTTAAAAGGGGTATGCATTAATTGTTATTTTCAATTCCAATAAAGACTCAAATTAAAAGACATTGAAATaactttgtcaaaatgtttgtcaaatatatttttcatttattattactgtataggcagggtaaataatgatctaagcagagaCAACAGGAAATCATACAATATGATATTAGGAATTAAATTGGGGAAGGAAACTAGATGATACAAAGAATTAAGGGACATTTAGCGACAACGgtacatttattacagattcgTCAAACTCAGACTAATGGCAAGCCCATGATTTTTGTGATAATGGTTCTATTTGAACACAGATGTTTAATCAACAAGTCTTAGAATCTGATACGGGTGACTCATTCTATGTAACAACTGTTGCATTTAAATGGAATAGCCTAggaacattacattttttcaacaGGTTACCCTAGAGATATGCATTTGGATTATATTTGTCTATCATGTTTGTGCATTTCTTTATTGATCTTGTAGAAggactgtatactgtaattaaatgcaGGCCTAATGACACACTAATGTAACAGAGACACAATATTGCAGTTTCTTTTTGATCACAAGTGCATTTATGaagccaaaaaaatatttttcttttttctttcatgtgAAAAACAGTGGCCAAGAGCAAATCAAAGTaagtattgttattaatatttatttttattatgaacacatacttattaataataacatgtgCCTTGGATGGTCCCttattattaaaagtaatatTGTGCAGCAGTTGAACAGGTTGGGAACCTCTGCAGAGATGCAGTGGGATGATTTGCAGAGCTGGTCTGACAGTGTGCTGTGCCTGTTTCAGGACACTTCTGGTCCAGATGATGAGTGCGGCCGGGACGGGGTACTGCTTTAACACTAAGAGGAACAGGCTGCGCGAGAAGCTGGTGTTGAGGAAACACGACCCCAAAGGTGAGGCAGGTGGGGGTATGGGTGATGGAGAAGGTCAGGGAACAACGGACTGATTGAACATCAGTAATCCCTGCTCATGGGGAGCTACCCTGGTAAAGACATGGACATGTGGTGTTCAGGGTgagtcgtacagtcaggggagtgcagatCGTCACTGGGAATTCTACAGAaagcattggctctggtgcttcctcaggttagggaggcaaataTGGCAGAGATGGTTTCtcttggcttggttgtgggattagGGGACACCCAACTGACCCTCTGTTCATCTCAGCTGTTGTATGGATTGCTgctgtgagggaacataattaggGAGAAAATGGGAATAAAGTAATTGGAGGTGAATTAAGGTGTTTTCAGGCAACTAATTTCCTTTACATCTCtctcttgctcgctctctctcaaGATATCATAAATGATCTGTACTGGAGGGTTTATCCATTGACtcagttttcttgtttgttttattgtctttacATAGTGAACAAGCATGTCCTTTTCTTTGAGAAGAAGAAGATCCGTTCCATCTAAAGCAGGAAATCATGATTCAGTGCAAGTGGATTTCTTTGAAAGAGTTCCCTAATCTCTGTAACAGGAGAACTGGTTTAAACATCTTGTTGTTATCATCCCAGTCTGAAGAGAGTGTTGGTGGCAAATCAAAGAGACAACAAATAATTTAAGGGGGGTAGTAGAAAGCTGTTCAAGGTGAcatgtttaaatgataaaaaaagaaaaccctaaactgtgttaaagtaaaagaagcacTGTTTTGTAGTAGTTTCTTGATATacattactgtgctttattaaagtaaatgaaacaaatgtaaaacacaacatacgaggatgtgctttttttttgttttaaaacaaatatggtaATTTAAAAGGTAAACCATTTTTACACAAAAAGTTGAAacagaaaaatgtttaaatatatattttaaaaaattgttcacATAAAGATTTGGATTGAGCGATTTTAAAGCAGAAGTGTTTACTTAGCTTAAACATGGGCTAATCTTTTATCCAGACTACAATGCATTAAGTCAGTCATTtactttatcaatcaatcaacgAACAATGCAAATATACAAGTGCAGAAAATGATTAGTTTAGATTGGGAGAaacccctgcaaaaaaaaaaaaacagccagttaaaataaaaaaagtgttccaGAGTTATAGAATGTTATCAATGTCtgcttcaaaacaaaaagttaaaaatcTATTCTCTCTACGAAGGAACACTTCCCTTTAGTCATCTGCATTAAACAAGACTGTCCTTTGTGTCTTACAGGAGACTTGTCACTCATGAAATATGTGTGTAGTGTGAATGTGTAGAAGAGATTCTGTCTAAAAATTGTTTTGAGTTCTGTTTTTTAGGTGACATTAAGTAATCTCTTGTCAAAGCCTGTCACAAAGGTATGGCCTGATTGAAAACACAAGAGGGAGTGTTCACTTTTTGCATACTGTATggaattagtgttttcggttactttccaaaatgcttgggcatttttttctgtcacaatatatatagtaactcgacagtacttgcgcttaagttgtaccttcttttctttgttgtttttctccaCGAAATCCTGTtggtcacaggcatattcttctgaggtttttggtgtctaggcatttttttacatttcgccacaatttgcaattttgttttaaatcctccttaTCTAACTGTGAAATAGCTTTAAATTCTGCGAACAAGTCTCAGTCTCTTTCATTTTATATCTTGCAAGCAGtgtctccaatagaaatgaaTGAATTTGCTGCCACTTAGTAGTTAGGGTGGGTTTAAAGGATGCAGATCGAATCAATGATGcgtacaagtcaggaaggagggacgtTGCCCAGCTGCACgggaaaggtagtttttttttttttttcaggggaaAGAGGCAAAGTCCATATGAATTGAGTAATTATTTCCAATGTTTTTCTAGTGTCTATTGGCTGTACACCGATTCaattttttcttttagattttttgtattggggggtgttttatcttttaaaaccgaaaatcagaagccctacctATGTTATATATATCCCTCTCTAGAAGAGCTCCTGGGGGAGGTCCTTCCTGTATGGGTAGGACCCCTTTGTTACCTCTGCCTGTACTCTCATTGCTGCGATGTGGTTGGCTGTCCTGGCCATCTCCTCCAGAGGCATGCTGGGGTACTGTGCCGTGAAGAACGCCAGAGGCTCAGTGAAGCTGTCACCCGCACCCTGTCAGTGGAGAGGCACAAATATGAGGCAAAAGAGACCTTAAATAACTTGcgaattaaagctttgtgaatagggtcctaTATAAACTCCTCACCGAAGCATAAGGTCGCTTTAGAAAATAATGGTACATAACTACAGAAAATACCTATGGGTACTTGGGGTGGTAGGTTaaaaggtttaattaaataaataaagacgaCAAAGGATCCTAGAGAAATATGCCTATGAAAGCCAGTGCTTCACAATTCCTATGGGAATGCAATGCGCTGCAAAGCTCCTTCTGTAGCAGGATTGTGCCCGCCTCCTGTCACAGGTGCGGATGACAAGCCAGTGAGTCATTAATTGTCCCTTTGGAGCTGACAACCTCTTCCATTCCAGTGCAAAGTGTGTGGACCCCTTTCTCAGCCCCCCTGTGAAATCTCCATTTAGAAGCACTCCAGTGAAACCACACTCTCACTACAAAGGGGTTTTTCACAACTTCAAAGAAAACCTATCAAAGAACATCGGGCTGTTTAACTCTTAAACTCTTTTATCAGCTCTCCTGTGTTCTCTATTACTAGTACTACATGTGTCAAGTAAAATGGAATATGTCCATACCGTTTGCTTAAATAATTTCACCATATAGGGGGCAAAGTATTTACTCCAATGCGCAGAATGTAAAATCTTGGTAGAATTGGCACCAAGATATTGTTGTACCCATACCTTTATTAACCTTTCCTTGATCCTGAAATTGTTATAGCTTTAGTATGTATGCCAAActgttggggtcaattccattaAGCGCACACATTCCTGTTCCCTGAGGTTCCCTGACAGAACGACTAGTGTGTTCTACCTGTGAGTCAGTGTGGAGAGAATGCAAGATCAAATGGTGGTCATCGTATATGAGTGGGTGGCTCAGGGCCTCATCAATAGGATATATAAGGTATTTTATCTCTGGAGTACCACTGCAGCCCAGGTTAATGAATGTTTGGGTGTGATGCAGTGGTCTAGAGCAAGGGGGTGCAACTATGACTTAAGGGGCAGTTTTGTAAATCTTAAAGgagagacattttaaataaatacataaatgacagctcaCCAGTCCAAGTTCTTTCAAATGAGCCGTTGATGATCACTATGACTTGTAGAACcggagaaattatgtttgaagtggcgagagtcagtgaaactgcagtgaacacagCCAAAATGACGACTTCCATGTATGGGGcaccaagtttttttttcctggatttaatgtaaatcgtgtatttttctagatttagctaaatacataaatgttaacaaaaaacttttaagttttgaaatgtgtaaattTTGAGGGGCATTGTATGCagaggagggagggaagcagagAGTTTGGCTCTCAGAGTGTAAAGCCCAGGATCTGTTTATTTAACGTCACCCTGGTGTCGCTCCCCcgtcgcctgtggtgtgaaagatacttatcaaaagtataggttctattcattctGTCTCATCATGTCTGTAtgcagctctgcagcatacaTGCCAAATCAATGGGTGGGGGCTGActtgcatgttagcttcagatttagctggcaaaacatttatttgtgaaAACCAAGATtaattttttcagatttaattgctgaacgataatgtttttcagatgtatcCGTTAAGTAAAAGTTGaatcaacaaatgtaaaaaaaaaaattctaaaaatcaGTATTTAGCGAAATGTTGACtcaccaagtgtaaaaaaataaaataaataaataaacaaaaagatttacagactagttttaaatgttgaatttgtgatatgcttttttaacattcataaattaaatctgaaagtacaaatttcaaaacttttaagaatgtgtttgttaacatttatgtatttagctagaTCTGGACTTTTTgttgttaaatctaggaaaaaatatgtGCTGTACATTAAATCCGGAAATAAACACCTGTGGGGCGCAACAAGATGTATGCTAAGAAAAGGGGGcggcatataaaaagtttgcgcacAACTGGTCTAGAGCACTGGAGTTTTACCAACACAGGCCAGGGTTTGAACCCAGCTTTGGTCAATTGGCCACACCAGCTCTCAGATGACCAAACCACTGCACAACGTTTTAAGAAATTGAGACATTACCAGGCAAAATTTTAATTTCTTTGCTtcaaacagattaaataaaaaagttttgaCAGCTGCCAACAGGGGGAGCCCTAGCAGCTGTCAAACTTAATGATGATGGCCAGCAGTGCCCACAATCACAGGAATTCTCTTTGCAGTTGGGAATATATACTATACTAATATCAAAACACTCAGAAGAACCACAATTCAACTGtaaaatgtgaatgttttttttttgtttgtttgctggaaTCACTGTAAAATGTTATCGGTATAAGAAAAgcactattttgaaaaaaaaaaaaaaaaaaa is a genomic window of Polyodon spathula isolate WHYD16114869_AA chromosome 6, ASM1765450v1, whole genome shotgun sequence containing:
- the LOC121317344 gene encoding 39S ribosomal protein L33, mitochondrial yields the protein MFLTSVNLAKSKSKTLLVQMMSAAGTGYCFNTKRNRLREKLVLRKHDPKVNKHVLFFEKKKIRSI